Proteins encoded in a region of the Candidatus Providencia siddallii genome:
- the pabB gene encoding aminodeoxychorismate synthase component I, which produces MSKNKIILQYQSDAAIKYFAPISNQPWSMLLYSGNANHSCNQFDIIVSDPIVTLTTYQKKTIIIENKKSYISKENPFNLIYKFINKYKIKNIIDNTIPFNGGALGIWSYDLARHTEKIPEIAKTDINFPDMAIGIYLWSLTIDHYNKIITLISHEDANLRLKWLLSKKISYKNNFKLTTKWQTNMPKKKYKQNIIRIHKYLQNGDCYQINLAQRFKAQYTGNEWQAFILLIKNNAVPFSSYICLQNNIIICFSPERFISLRNGNIQTRPIKGTLPRLKNIKEDIKQFEKLKNSQKNLAENLMIVDLLRNDIGKTAIPGSIKVTELFKVEQFPSVYHLVSTITAKLNKKYNAIDLLRTCFPGGSITGAPKIRAMEIIEELEPHKRHGYCGAIGYIDFLDNMDTNIAIRTLITYKKHIFCWSGGGIVSDSKINKEYQETLDKISLILPLLEKNLSKIN; this is translated from the coding sequence ATGAGTAAAAATAAAATAATATTACAATATCAATCTGATGCTGCAATAAAATATTTTGCACCAATTTCTAATCAACCATGGTCAATGTTATTGTATTCAGGAAATGCAAATCATTCATGTAATCAATTTGATATTATTGTATCTGATCCAATAGTTACACTAACTACATATCAAAAAAAAACAATAATTATTGAAAATAAAAAATCATATATTTCAAAAGAAAATCCTTTTAATCTTATATATAAATTTATTAATAAATATAAAATTAAAAATATAATCGATAATACAATACCATTCAATGGTGGAGCTCTTGGTATTTGGAGTTATGATTTAGCTAGACATACTGAAAAAATACCTGAAATAGCTAAAACAGATATCAATTTTCCTGATATGGCAATAGGAATATATTTATGGTCATTAACTATAGATCATTATAATAAAATTATAACATTAATAAGCCATGAAGATGCAAATCTTCGATTAAAATGGTTGTTATCTAAAAAAATATCATATAAAAATAATTTTAAATTGACAACAAAATGGCAAACGAACATGCCAAAAAAAAAATACAAACAAAATATTATTCGTATTCATAAATATTTACAAAATGGAGATTGCTATCAAATTAATTTAGCTCAAAGATTTAAAGCTCAATATACCGGTAATGAATGGCAAGCATTTATATTATTAATTAAAAATAATGCTGTACCATTCTCTTCATATATTTGTTTACAAAACAATATAATAATTTGTTTTTCTCCTGAACGTTTTATTTCATTACGAAATGGTAACATACAAACAAGACCAATTAAAGGTACTTTACCACGTTTAAAAAACATAAAAGAAGACATTAAACAATTTGAAAAATTAAAAAATTCACAAAAAAATCTAGCGGAAAATTTAATGATTGTTGATTTATTACGAAATGATATTGGTAAAACTGCAATACCTGGTTCAATAAAAGTTACAGAGTTATTTAAAGTTGAACAATTCCCTTCTGTATATCATCTAGTTAGTACAATAACAGCAAAATTAAATAAAAAATATAATGCAATAGATCTACTACGTACTTGTTTTCCTGGAGGTTCAATAACAGGTGCTCCAAAAATTAGAGCAATGGAAATAATCGAAGAACTTGAACCACATAAACGACATGGATATTGTGGTGCAATAGGATATATAGATTTTTTAGATAATATGGATACTAATATTGCAATAAGAACATTAATAACATACAAAAAACATATTTTTTGCTGGTCAGGAGGAGGTATTGTTTCTGATAGTAAAATTAATAAAGAATACCAAGAAACATTAGATAAAATTAGTTTAATTTTACCTTTATTAGAAAAAAATTTATCAAAAATTAATTAA
- the proQ gene encoding RNA chaperone ProQ, with translation MKNQLKLNNKEIISFLTKRFPYCFIEKGRVRPLKIGIFKDIIKCLSEEDNISKTKLRSALRSYTSSQRYLYSIKAGVKRIDLDGKDSCELEKEHIIYARKRLVNINSCVRLKQLEQKKCKYFSKKKIKKNSFNDINHNIKYKNIDNKCKECLNSIFIKPEKNTFFKKDLKTIININSLKIGQMLKIKVGSNIFDALILEITKDIFRVQLSNGLEMIVRKEHLLLK, from the coding sequence ATGAAAAATCAACTTAAGTTGAATAACAAAGAAATTATATCTTTTTTAACAAAACGTTTTCCATATTGTTTTATAGAAAAAGGTAGGGTACGTCCATTAAAGATAGGTATATTTAAAGATATAATAAAATGTTTATCTGAAGAAGATAATATTAGTAAAACTAAGTTGCGTTCTGCTTTACGTTCATATACTTCTAGTCAACGTTATTTATATTCTATAAAAGCTGGTGTAAAACGAATTGATTTAGACGGAAAAGATTCTTGTGAATTAGAAAAAGAACATATTATTTACGCTCGTAAACGATTAGTTAATATAAATTCTTGTGTTCGATTAAAACAACTTGAACAAAAAAAATGTAAATATTTTTCTAAAAAAAAAATAAAAAAAAATAGTTTTAATGATATTAATCATAATATTAAATATAAAAATATAGATAATAAATGTAAAGAATGTTTAAATAGTATTTTTATAAAACCAGAAAAAAATACTTTTTTTAAAAAAGATTTAAAAACTATTATAAATATAAATTCTCTTAAAATTGGTCAAATGTTAAAAATAAAAGTTGGTAGTAATATTTTTGATGCTTTAATATTAGAAATAACTAAAGATATTTTTAGAGTTCAATTATCAAATGGACTTGAGATGATTGTACGAAAAGAACATTTATTATTAAAGTAA